The following coding sequences lie in one Salmo salar chromosome ssa13, Ssal_v3.1, whole genome shotgun sequence genomic window:
- the LOC106566654 gene encoding 14-3-3 protein beta/alpha-2, which produces MDKNDLVQKAKLAEQAERYDDMAGAMKSVTEQGGELSNEERNLLSVAYKNVVGARRSSWRVISSIEQKTEGNEKKQAMAKEYREKIETELQDICNDVLGLLDKYLIANATAAESKVFYLKMKGDYYRYLSEVAAGDAKKTTVDNSQQAYQDAFDISKKEMQPTHPIRLGLALNFSVFFYEILNNPEKACTLAKTAFDEAIAELDTLNEDSYKDSTLIMQLLRDNLTLWTSENQGDEGETGEGEN; this is translated from the exons ATGGACAAGAACGACCTAGTACAAAAGGCTAAGCTCGCTGAGCAGGCAGAGCGCTATGACGACATGGCCGGGGCCATGAAGTCTGTGACGGAGCAGGGTGGGGAACTCTCCAACGAGGAGCGCAACCTGCTGTCAGTGGCCTACAAGAACGTGGTGGGGGCACGCCGCTCATCCTGGCGCGTCATCTCCAGCATCGAGCAGAAGACAGAGGGCAACGAGAAGAAGCAGGCCATGGCCAAGGAGTACCGGGAGAAGATTGAGACCGAGCTGCAGGACATCTGCAATGACGTGCTG GGACTTCTTGATAAGTACCTAATTGCCAATGCGACTGCAGCTGAGAGCAAGGTTTTCTACCTGAAAATGAAAGGCGACTATTATAGATACCTGTCTGAGGTAGCAGCTGGAGACGCAAAGAAGA CCACAGTGGATAACTCCCAGCAGGCATACCAGGATGCTTTCGACATCAGCAAGAAGGAGATGCAGCCCACACACCCCATCAGGCTCGGCCTGGCCCTCAACTTCTCTGTGTTCTTCTATGAAATCCTCAACAACCCAGAGAAGGCCTGCACCCTGGCCAAAACG GCATTTGATGAAGCTATCGCTGAACTTGACACCTTAAATGAGGATTCCTACAAAGACAGCACCTTGATCATGCAACTACTAAGGGACAACCTGACT CTGTGGACATCGGAAAACCAGGGAGACGAGGGAGAGACCGGAGAAGGGGAAAACTAA
- the pabpc1l gene encoding polyadenylate-binding protein 1-like isoform X1 has product MNSSGQSYPLASLYVGDLHPDVTEAMLYQKFSPAGPITSIRVCRDVITRRSLGYAYINFQQPADAECALDTMNYEVLKGRPIRIMWSQRDPGLRKSGVGNIFIKNMDESIDNKALYDTFSAFGNILSCKVVCDENGSKGYGFVHFETQEAANRAIDTMNGMLLNDRKVLETGSDSGIADPKAHFLGGKCQLSTISFVGHFKSHKERQAEFGAKAMKFTNVYIKNFGDDYSDEKLQEVFSAFGRTLSVRVMMDERGRSRGFGFVNYENHEDAQRAVEEMNGKELVPGRVLYVGRAQKRMERQGELKRKFELIKQERIHRYQGVNLYVKNLDDGLDDEKLRKEFAPYGTITSAKVMTDGGHSKGFGFVCFSSPEEATKAVTEMNGRIVATKPLYVALAQRKEERKAILTNKYMQRTMPGPVIDSYQQAGYYMSAVPQPPSRTFYNPNPVSTMRTSPRWAAQPPRPQAPYSGQFVRSAVPRRASTPISTVRQASTQAPRIINYTQRMANIGTQTAGGRAGMSGGMVRGTQYKYSSGVRNLQQVITMPAPMAVQQVVTQQMMEPAVHVRGQEPLTASMLAAAPLMEQKQLLGERLYPLIHGFHPNLAGKITGMLLEIDNSELLHMLESPESLHSKVDEAVAVLQAHQAKENSPKK; this is encoded by the exons ATGAACAGCAGTGGTCAGTCATACCCATTGGCCTCCCTCTACGTAGGGGACCTGCATCCTGACGTCACAGAGGCCATGCTCTACCAGAAGTTCTCTCCTGCTGGGCCCATCACATCCATCCGCGTCTGCCGTGATGTCATCACTCGCAGGTCCCTAGGATACGCATACATCAACTTCCAGCAACCTGCTGATG CGGAATGTGCTCTGGATACAATGAACTATGAGGTCCTCAAGGGTAGGCCTATCAGAATAATGTGGTCTCAGCGCGACCCAGGGCTACGGAAGTCAGGAGTTGGAAACATTTTTATCAAGAACATGGACGAGTCCATTGACAACAAGGCCCTGTATGACACATTCTCAGCCTTTGGGAATATTCTGTCTTGCAAG GTTGTGTGTGATGAGAATGGCTCCAAAGGCTACGGCTTTGTTCACTTTGAGACCCAAGAGGCAGCCAATCGTGCCATTGATACCATGAATGGAATGCTATTGAATGACCGGAAAGT GCTAGAGACAGGTAGTGACTCTGGCATTGCAGACCCAAAGGCCCATTTCCTGGGGGGGAAATGTCAGTTGTCCACGATTAG TTTTGTTGGCCACTTTAAGTCCCATAAGGAGCGACAGGCTGAGTTTGGGGCCAAAGCCATGAAGTTCACCAATGTGTACATCAAGAACTTTGGCGATGACTATAGTGATGAGAAACTCCAGGAGGTCTTCTCTGCATTTG GCAGGACCCTCAGTGTGCGGGTGATGATGGACGAAAGGGGCCGGTCTCGTGGATTTGGCTTTGTAAACTATGAAAACCACGAGGATGCACAAAGG GCAGTTGAGGAGATGAATGGGAAAGAACTCGTTCCTGGCCGAGTTCTGTATGTGGGCCGTGCTCAGAAGAGGATGGAGCGACAGGGGGAGCTGAAACGCAAGTTTGAGTTGATCAAACAGGAACGTATCCACCGCTATCAG GGGGTCAATTTGTACGTCAAGAACTTGGATGATGGGTTGGACGATGAGAAACTCAGGAAGGAGTTTGCCCCTTATGGCACCATCACCAGTGCCAAG GTGATGACGGACGGTGGCCACAGCAAGGGCTTTGGCTTTGTCTGTTTCTCGTCTCCCGAGGAGGCCACCAAAGCGGTAACTGAGATGAACGGCCGCATCGTGGCCACAAAGCCGCTGTACGTGGCTCTGGCCCAGCGCAAGGAGGAGCGGAAGGCTATCCTCACCAACAAATACATGCAGAGGACCATGCCTGGCCCAGTCATCGACTCCTACCAGCAGGCAGGCTACTACATGTCTGCTGTGCCTCAG CCCCCAAGTCGCACCTTCTACAACCCCAACCCTGTGAGCACCATGAGGACATCTCCTCGCTGGGCTGCACAGCCACCCAGACCACAGG CACCCTACTCGGGCCAGTTTGTCAGGTCTGCTGTTCCCCGACGCGCCTCCACCCCCATCAGCACCGTCAGACAGGCCTCCACCCAGGCTCCACGCATCATCAACTACACACAGAGGATGG CTAACattggcacacagacagcaggagGTCGGGCAGGCATGTCTGGTGGTATGGTCCGAGGCACCCAGTATAAATACTCATCAGGGGTGAGGAACTTACAGCAGGTCATCACTATGCCCGCACCAATGGCAGTGCAGCAG GTTGTTACCCAGCAGATGATGGAACCAGCGGTGCATGTCAGAGGCCAGGAACCCCTCACTGCCTCCATGCTGGCTGCAGCCCCTCTCATGGAGCAGAAACAGCTGCTTG GTGAGCGATTGTACCCTCTGATCCATGGCTTTCACCCCAACCTGGCTGGTAAAATCACTGGGATGCTGCTGGAGATTGACAACTCTGAGCTGCTGCACATGCTGGAGTCACCCGAGTCCCTGCATTCTAAG GTGGATGAGGCggtagctgtgctgcaagcccaccAGGCCAAGGAAAACTCTCCTAAGAAGTAG
- the pabpc1l gene encoding polyadenylate-binding protein 1-like isoform X3, with amino-acid sequence MNSSGQSYPLASLYVGDLHPDVTEAMLYQKFSPAGPITSIRVCRDVITRRSLGYAYINFQQPADAECALDTMNYEVLKGRPIRIMWSQRDPGLRKSGVGNIFIKNMDESIDNKALYDTFSAFGNILSCKVVCDENGSKGYGFVHFETQEAANRAIDTMNGMLLNDRKVLETGSDSGIADPKAHFLGGKCQLSTISFVGHFKSHKERQAEFGAKAMKFTNVYIKNFGDDYSDEKLQEVFSAFGRTLSVRVMMDERGRSRGFGFVNYENHEDAQRGVNLYVKNLDDGLDDEKLRKEFAPYGTITSAKVMTDGGHSKGFGFVCFSSPEEATKAVTEMNGRIVATKPLYVALAQRKEERKAILTNKYMQRTMPGPVIDSYQQAGYYMSAVPQPPSRTFYNPNPVSTMRTSPRWAAQPPRPQAPYSGQFVRSAVPRRASTPISTVRQASTQAPRIINYTQRMANIGTQTAGGRAGMSGGMVRGTQYKYSSGVRNLQQVITMPAPMAVQQVVTQQMMEPAVHVRGQEPLTASMLAAAPLMEQKQLLGERLYPLIHGFHPNLAGKITGMLLEIDNSELLHMLESPESLHSKVDEAVAVLQAHQAKENSPKK; translated from the exons ATGAACAGCAGTGGTCAGTCATACCCATTGGCCTCCCTCTACGTAGGGGACCTGCATCCTGACGTCACAGAGGCCATGCTCTACCAGAAGTTCTCTCCTGCTGGGCCCATCACATCCATCCGCGTCTGCCGTGATGTCATCACTCGCAGGTCCCTAGGATACGCATACATCAACTTCCAGCAACCTGCTGATG CGGAATGTGCTCTGGATACAATGAACTATGAGGTCCTCAAGGGTAGGCCTATCAGAATAATGTGGTCTCAGCGCGACCCAGGGCTACGGAAGTCAGGAGTTGGAAACATTTTTATCAAGAACATGGACGAGTCCATTGACAACAAGGCCCTGTATGACACATTCTCAGCCTTTGGGAATATTCTGTCTTGCAAG GTTGTGTGTGATGAGAATGGCTCCAAAGGCTACGGCTTTGTTCACTTTGAGACCCAAGAGGCAGCCAATCGTGCCATTGATACCATGAATGGAATGCTATTGAATGACCGGAAAGT GCTAGAGACAGGTAGTGACTCTGGCATTGCAGACCCAAAGGCCCATTTCCTGGGGGGGAAATGTCAGTTGTCCACGATTAG TTTTGTTGGCCACTTTAAGTCCCATAAGGAGCGACAGGCTGAGTTTGGGGCCAAAGCCATGAAGTTCACCAATGTGTACATCAAGAACTTTGGCGATGACTATAGTGATGAGAAACTCCAGGAGGTCTTCTCTGCATTTG GCAGGACCCTCAGTGTGCGGGTGATGATGGACGAAAGGGGCCGGTCTCGTGGATTTGGCTTTGTAAACTATGAAAACCACGAGGATGCACAAAGG GGGGTCAATTTGTACGTCAAGAACTTGGATGATGGGTTGGACGATGAGAAACTCAGGAAGGAGTTTGCCCCTTATGGCACCATCACCAGTGCCAAG GTGATGACGGACGGTGGCCACAGCAAGGGCTTTGGCTTTGTCTGTTTCTCGTCTCCCGAGGAGGCCACCAAAGCGGTAACTGAGATGAACGGCCGCATCGTGGCCACAAAGCCGCTGTACGTGGCTCTGGCCCAGCGCAAGGAGGAGCGGAAGGCTATCCTCACCAACAAATACATGCAGAGGACCATGCCTGGCCCAGTCATCGACTCCTACCAGCAGGCAGGCTACTACATGTCTGCTGTGCCTCAG CCCCCAAGTCGCACCTTCTACAACCCCAACCCTGTGAGCACCATGAGGACATCTCCTCGCTGGGCTGCACAGCCACCCAGACCACAGG CACCCTACTCGGGCCAGTTTGTCAGGTCTGCTGTTCCCCGACGCGCCTCCACCCCCATCAGCACCGTCAGACAGGCCTCCACCCAGGCTCCACGCATCATCAACTACACACAGAGGATGG CTAACattggcacacagacagcaggagGTCGGGCAGGCATGTCTGGTGGTATGGTCCGAGGCACCCAGTATAAATACTCATCAGGGGTGAGGAACTTACAGCAGGTCATCACTATGCCCGCACCAATGGCAGTGCAGCAG GTTGTTACCCAGCAGATGATGGAACCAGCGGTGCATGTCAGAGGCCAGGAACCCCTCACTGCCTCCATGCTGGCTGCAGCCCCTCTCATGGAGCAGAAACAGCTGCTTG GTGAGCGATTGTACCCTCTGATCCATGGCTTTCACCCCAACCTGGCTGGTAAAATCACTGGGATGCTGCTGGAGATTGACAACTCTGAGCTGCTGCACATGCTGGAGTCACCCGAGTCCCTGCATTCTAAG GTGGATGAGGCggtagctgtgctgcaagcccaccAGGCCAAGGAAAACTCTCCTAAGAAGTAG
- the pabpc1l gene encoding polyadenylate-binding protein 1-like isoform X2 produces the protein MNSSGQSYPLASLYVGDLHPDVTEAMLYQKFSPAGPITSIRVCRDVITRRSLGYAYINFQQPADAECALDTMNYEVLKGRPIRIMWSQRDPGLRKSGVGNIFIKNMDESIDNKALYDTFSAFGNILSCKVVCDENGSKGYGFVHFETQEAANRAIDTMNGMLLNDRKVFVGHFKSHKERQAEFGAKAMKFTNVYIKNFGDDYSDEKLQEVFSAFGRTLSVRVMMDERGRSRGFGFVNYENHEDAQRAVEEMNGKELVPGRVLYVGRAQKRMERQGELKRKFELIKQERIHRYQGVNLYVKNLDDGLDDEKLRKEFAPYGTITSAKVMTDGGHSKGFGFVCFSSPEEATKAVTEMNGRIVATKPLYVALAQRKEERKAILTNKYMQRTMPGPVIDSYQQAGYYMSAVPQPPSRTFYNPNPVSTMRTSPRWAAQPPRPQAPYSGQFVRSAVPRRASTPISTVRQASTQAPRIINYTQRMANIGTQTAGGRAGMSGGMVRGTQYKYSSGVRNLQQVITMPAPMAVQQVVTQQMMEPAVHVRGQEPLTASMLAAAPLMEQKQLLGERLYPLIHGFHPNLAGKITGMLLEIDNSELLHMLESPESLHSKVDEAVAVLQAHQAKENSPKK, from the exons ATGAACAGCAGTGGTCAGTCATACCCATTGGCCTCCCTCTACGTAGGGGACCTGCATCCTGACGTCACAGAGGCCATGCTCTACCAGAAGTTCTCTCCTGCTGGGCCCATCACATCCATCCGCGTCTGCCGTGATGTCATCACTCGCAGGTCCCTAGGATACGCATACATCAACTTCCAGCAACCTGCTGATG CGGAATGTGCTCTGGATACAATGAACTATGAGGTCCTCAAGGGTAGGCCTATCAGAATAATGTGGTCTCAGCGCGACCCAGGGCTACGGAAGTCAGGAGTTGGAAACATTTTTATCAAGAACATGGACGAGTCCATTGACAACAAGGCCCTGTATGACACATTCTCAGCCTTTGGGAATATTCTGTCTTGCAAG GTTGTGTGTGATGAGAATGGCTCCAAAGGCTACGGCTTTGTTCACTTTGAGACCCAAGAGGCAGCCAATCGTGCCATTGATACCATGAATGGAATGCTATTGAATGACCGGAAAGT TTTTGTTGGCCACTTTAAGTCCCATAAGGAGCGACAGGCTGAGTTTGGGGCCAAAGCCATGAAGTTCACCAATGTGTACATCAAGAACTTTGGCGATGACTATAGTGATGAGAAACTCCAGGAGGTCTTCTCTGCATTTG GCAGGACCCTCAGTGTGCGGGTGATGATGGACGAAAGGGGCCGGTCTCGTGGATTTGGCTTTGTAAACTATGAAAACCACGAGGATGCACAAAGG GCAGTTGAGGAGATGAATGGGAAAGAACTCGTTCCTGGCCGAGTTCTGTATGTGGGCCGTGCTCAGAAGAGGATGGAGCGACAGGGGGAGCTGAAACGCAAGTTTGAGTTGATCAAACAGGAACGTATCCACCGCTATCAG GGGGTCAATTTGTACGTCAAGAACTTGGATGATGGGTTGGACGATGAGAAACTCAGGAAGGAGTTTGCCCCTTATGGCACCATCACCAGTGCCAAG GTGATGACGGACGGTGGCCACAGCAAGGGCTTTGGCTTTGTCTGTTTCTCGTCTCCCGAGGAGGCCACCAAAGCGGTAACTGAGATGAACGGCCGCATCGTGGCCACAAAGCCGCTGTACGTGGCTCTGGCCCAGCGCAAGGAGGAGCGGAAGGCTATCCTCACCAACAAATACATGCAGAGGACCATGCCTGGCCCAGTCATCGACTCCTACCAGCAGGCAGGCTACTACATGTCTGCTGTGCCTCAG CCCCCAAGTCGCACCTTCTACAACCCCAACCCTGTGAGCACCATGAGGACATCTCCTCGCTGGGCTGCACAGCCACCCAGACCACAGG CACCCTACTCGGGCCAGTTTGTCAGGTCTGCTGTTCCCCGACGCGCCTCCACCCCCATCAGCACCGTCAGACAGGCCTCCACCCAGGCTCCACGCATCATCAACTACACACAGAGGATGG CTAACattggcacacagacagcaggagGTCGGGCAGGCATGTCTGGTGGTATGGTCCGAGGCACCCAGTATAAATACTCATCAGGGGTGAGGAACTTACAGCAGGTCATCACTATGCCCGCACCAATGGCAGTGCAGCAG GTTGTTACCCAGCAGATGATGGAACCAGCGGTGCATGTCAGAGGCCAGGAACCCCTCACTGCCTCCATGCTGGCTGCAGCCCCTCTCATGGAGCAGAAACAGCTGCTTG GTGAGCGATTGTACCCTCTGATCCATGGCTTTCACCCCAACCTGGCTGGTAAAATCACTGGGATGCTGCTGGAGATTGACAACTCTGAGCTGCTGCACATGCTGGAGTCACCCGAGTCCCTGCATTCTAAG GTGGATGAGGCggtagctgtgctgcaagcccaccAGGCCAAGGAAAACTCTCCTAAGAAGTAG
- the LOC106566652 gene encoding RNA-binding protein 39 isoform X4 yields the protein MQLAARIRPRDLEDFFSAVGKVRDVRMISDRNSRRSKGIAYIEFLEANSVPLAIGLTGQRLLGVPIIVQASQAEKNRAAAMANNLQKGNAGPMRLYVGSLHFNITEDMLRGIFEPFGRIESIQLMMDSETARSKGYGFISFADAECAKKALEQLNGFELAGRPMKVGNVTERTDSSTASSFLDNDELERTGIDLGTTGRLQLMARLAEGTGLQIPPAAQQALQMSGSMHSSSIHFGNMAAGTDIQARLNPPPEAIANPALNLGPSMNQAMNLPTQPLATHCLQLSNMFSPQSENEPGWDIEIQDDVMEECNKHGGIVHIYVDKNSPQGNVYVKCPTIPTAMAAVNALHGRWFAGKMITAAYVPLPTYHNLFPDSVTATQLLMPSRR from the exons ATGCAGCTGGCAGCCAGAATCCGACCACGAGATCTGGAGGACTTCTTCTCTGCTGTGGGGAAA GTGAGAGATGTGAGGATGATCTCTGACAGAAACTCCAGGAGGTCAAAGGGTATCGCCTACATTGAGTTTCTGGAGGCGAATTCAGTCCCGCTGGCCATTGGCTTGACTGGACAGAGACTTCTAGGAGTGCCCATCATTGTCCAGGCCTCTCAG gctgagaagaacagagcagcagCAATGGCCAACAACCTTCAGAAGGGTAATGCTGGCCCCATGCGGCTGTACGTGGGCTCTCTGCACTTCAACATCACAGAGGACATGCTGCGAGGCATCTTCGAGCCTTTCGGAAGG ATTGAGAGCATACAGCTGATGATGGACAGTGAAACTGCACGATCCAAAGGATATGGTTTCATCTCA TTTGCAGATGCAGAGTGTGCTAAGAAAGCACTGGAGCAGCTGAATGGCTTTGAGCTGGCCGGACGGCCCATGAAGGTTGGTAACGTGACAGAACGCACCGACTCCTCCACCGCCAGCTCCTTCCTGGACAACGACGAGCTGGAGAGGACGGGCATCGACCTGGGCACCACCGGGCGCCTGCAGCTCATGGCCCGGCTGGCAGAGG GTACTGGTCTTCAGATCCCTCCAGCTGCACAGCAGGCTCTACAGATGAGTGGTTCCATGCACTCGTCTTCAATCCACTTCGGCAACATGGCAGCTGGTACAG ACATACAAGCCAGGCTGAACCCACCCCCTGAAG CTATTGCcaaccctgccctgaacctgggTCCAAGCATGAACCAGGCCATGAACCTCCCAACTCAACCACTGGCTACACACTGCCTACAGCTGTCCAACATGTTCAGCCCACAGTC GGAAAATGAGCCTGGTTGGGACATCGAGATTCAGGATGACGTCATGGAGGAGTGCAACAAACATGGTGGAATTGTCCATATATACGTCGACAAAAACTCCCCTCAG GGCAACGTGTACGTAAAATGCCCCACTATCCCAACAGCGATGGCTGCAGTGAATGCCCTACATGGACGGTGGTTTGCAG GTAAAATGATCACTGCAGCGTACGTACCCCTCCCAACCTACCATAACCTTTTCCCTGATTCAGTAACGGCCACCCAGCTACTGATGCCTTCGCGGCGATAA